From Afipia carboxidovorans OM5, one genomic window encodes:
- a CDS encoding copper-binding protein: protein MKTRNFMAGIFAIAFALWSAAAMAQADMAKGEVKKIDEAAGKITLKHGPIKNLDMDEGMTMVFRVQDPAMLKQVKVGDKVQFQAERATAGITVTKIEKQK, encoded by the coding sequence ATGAAGACACGCAACTTTATGGCGGGAATTTTCGCAATCGCCTTCGCCTTGTGGTCTGCCGCTGCCATGGCGCAGGCCGATATGGCGAAGGGCGAGGTCAAGAAGATCGACGAGGCCGCTGGCAAGATCACCTTGAAGCACGGCCCGATCAAGAACCTCGACATGGACGAGGGCATGACGATGGTGTTCCGCGTCCAGGATCCGGCGATGCTCAAACAGGTCAAGGTCGGCGACAAGGTGCAATTCCAGGCCGAACGGGCAACGGCTGGCATCACCGTCACCAAGATCGAAAAGCAGAAATAG
- a CDS encoding GNAT family N-acetyltransferase produces MDLPMIEGDIRRELNAGSFNEGAVEGCGAGDVSSFVVRKAQAADSEALAILADIAGGETLAFIARGIDPTADARAIYRKMIATATGLFSYQNCFAAESNGKLVGLANAFPARAIENEQRHTKPTAREEYLEARTRLNDPRSYLLNNIAVDPAWRRKGVGIRLVEAVIAEAKLQGFRSITLHVWADNARAIAFYRALGFRSVRRAKIPWHPELPHVGGSLLFRLNL; encoded by the coding sequence ATGGATTTGCCGATGATTGAGGGCGACATCCGGCGCGAACTGAATGCAGGTTCGTTCAACGAAGGCGCCGTCGAAGGTTGCGGGGCAGGGGACGTTTCCAGTTTCGTGGTCCGGAAGGCGCAAGCAGCCGATAGCGAAGCACTTGCCATCCTGGCGGATATCGCCGGAGGAGAGACGCTGGCGTTCATTGCGAGGGGGATCGATCCAACGGCGGATGCCCGGGCGATCTATCGCAAGATGATCGCAACCGCGACCGGTCTCTTTTCATACCAAAACTGTTTCGCGGCCGAATCCAATGGCAAACTAGTTGGCCTTGCGAATGCATTTCCGGCGCGTGCCATTGAGAATGAACAGCGCCACACCAAACCGACGGCGCGCGAGGAATATTTGGAAGCGCGGACCCGATTGAACGATCCGCGAAGCTATTTGCTCAACAATATCGCTGTGGATCCGGCCTGGCGCCGGAAAGGCGTCGGCATTCGTCTGGTCGAAGCCGTCATCGCGGAGGCGAAGCTACAAGGTTTTCGGTCGATCACGCTTCACGTCTGGGCCGACAACGCGCGCGCCATCGCCTTCTACCGCGCGCTCGGCTTCCGAAGCGTCCGCAGGGCAAAGATACCGTGGCATCCGGAACTTCCTCATGTCGGCGGAAGTCTCCTTTTCAGATTGAATTTGTGA
- a CDS encoding OpgC family protein, translated as MAKETSPARRDLRLDFFRGLANWAIFLDHIPNNAVAWVTTRNYGFSDAADVFVFISGYTAAFIYARKMVAQGYLAGTALLIRRVWQLYVAHILLFVFYAVAIGYVAQNYGHSHLLDEFNVAGLIEQPVATLAQGLLLKFKPLNLDVLPLYIVLMAGFAPFLILMMRAPDAALAASIMVYVLARHFGSNFPAHPSGGWYFNPLAWQLLFTMGAWAALGGAARAQALARSRTVLIASVAFVVFAFVVTIGARFGLSTALSPVFDVLSEKTNLAPYRIVHFLALAVFVVHLVPRDWKGLDSKLARPVIVCGQRSLEVFCIGIFLSFVGHFILEMYSDRLITQIGVSVGGVVLMTAVALYRTWSRTLDARAPKASVTPVAIGSKGENE; from the coding sequence ATGGCAAAGGAAACATCACCCGCCAGGCGCGACCTCCGGCTTGATTTTTTCCGCGGCCTGGCGAACTGGGCGATCTTCCTGGACCACATCCCGAACAATGCGGTCGCCTGGGTGACCACGCGAAACTACGGATTCAGCGATGCCGCGGACGTTTTCGTGTTTATTTCCGGTTACACCGCCGCGTTCATCTACGCACGCAAGATGGTCGCACAGGGATATCTCGCGGGGACGGCCCTGCTGATCCGCCGGGTCTGGCAACTTTATGTGGCGCATATTCTGTTGTTCGTGTTCTACGCCGTAGCCATCGGGTACGTGGCGCAAAACTACGGACATTCTCACCTCCTGGACGAGTTCAACGTTGCCGGACTGATCGAACAACCGGTGGCAACGCTCGCGCAAGGGCTCCTTCTCAAGTTCAAGCCGCTCAATCTGGATGTCCTGCCCTTGTACATCGTGCTGATGGCGGGTTTTGCCCCGTTTCTAATCCTGATGATGAGAGCTCCGGATGCGGCGCTGGCCGCGTCGATCATGGTCTACGTGCTGGCGCGTCATTTTGGCTCGAATTTCCCTGCACATCCGTCCGGCGGGTGGTATTTCAATCCGCTGGCATGGCAGCTTCTGTTCACGATGGGGGCATGGGCGGCGTTGGGAGGCGCCGCCCGGGCACAGGCGTTGGCCCGGTCCCGAACGGTCCTGATTGCGAGCGTGGCATTCGTGGTTTTCGCATTCGTCGTAACGATCGGTGCTCGCTTTGGTCTATCGACCGCATTGTCGCCCGTGTTCGATGTTCTCAGTGAGAAAACCAATCTTGCACCCTACAGGATCGTTCATTTTCTGGCGCTTGCTGTGTTCGTTGTTCACCTCGTTCCGCGAGACTGGAAAGGTCTCGATTCAAAACTGGCTCGTCCAGTCATCGTTTGCGGTCAGAGATCGCTGGAGGTGTTCTGCATAGGGATTTTCCTGTCGTTCGTTGGGCATTTCATTCTGGAGATGTATTCAGACCGCCTGATCACCCAGATCGGGGTGAGCGTTGGCGGCGTGGTGCTGATGACGGCCGTCGCGCTCTATCGGACATGGTCCCGCACGCTTGATGCCCGCGCCCCCAAGGCATCGGTCACGCCCGTCGCAATCGGGTCGAAAGGGGAGAATGAATGA
- a CDS encoding FkbM family methyltransferase → MEGSLRRNDAADAEFFYDRQSGRLSGAGLVDQMAVYALQVGSVVTQPFGHRGCGWGCDMVSCAVAQRDIVVRLNPDVQFAIPFCDRYWSRILNSRYYYEEEIETFLRSVADIKYTFVDCGANFGYWSVLASSAPFGRQTALAIEASPGNAARLALNAGLNGNRYRCMNAAIGGRTGGFVRVAGRRHEAFSTYAVKDDDPGAVRRVSLDGLLKDDLDAQAPMVIKLDVEGVEIEAIEGAKACLSGNSLLICEDHGSDPTHGVSRHLMKDAALSLYIFDPAAWRFVRIDGPAVLDRVKRYRWVGYNVFGTRSPIWEDRLQSARWICR, encoded by the coding sequence ATGGAGGGATCGTTGCGTCGTAACGATGCGGCCGATGCCGAGTTTTTCTACGACCGTCAGAGCGGTAGGCTGAGCGGGGCGGGCCTGGTCGACCAAATGGCGGTCTACGCACTGCAGGTCGGCTCCGTCGTGACGCAGCCCTTCGGACACCGTGGCTGCGGATGGGGCTGCGACATGGTCTCCTGCGCCGTCGCGCAACGCGATATCGTCGTTCGATTGAATCCTGACGTTCAATTTGCGATACCGTTTTGTGATCGGTACTGGAGCCGAATCCTCAACAGCCGCTATTACTACGAAGAAGAGATCGAGACGTTTCTGAGAAGCGTCGCCGACATCAAATACACCTTCGTCGATTGCGGGGCCAATTTCGGCTACTGGTCGGTTCTCGCATCGAGCGCGCCGTTCGGCCGCCAGACCGCCCTGGCGATCGAAGCCTCGCCCGGCAACGCCGCGCGGCTCGCGTTGAACGCCGGATTGAACGGCAACCGGTATCGCTGCATGAACGCAGCCATCGGCGGCCGAACCGGCGGTTTCGTGCGTGTCGCGGGACGACGACACGAGGCGTTCTCGACTTATGCGGTCAAGGATGACGATCCTGGAGCGGTGAGACGCGTTTCGCTCGACGGTCTTCTTAAGGACGATCTCGATGCACAAGCACCGATGGTCATCAAACTGGATGTCGAAGGCGTCGAGATTGAAGCCATCGAAGGCGCCAAGGCCTGTTTGTCCGGCAATTCGCTTTTGATCTGTGAGGATCACGGATCGGATCCGACCCACGGTGTCTCTCGTCATTTGATGAAAGACGCGGCGTTGAGCCTCTACATCTTCGACCCCGCCGCTTGGCGTTTCGTTCGGATCGACGGCCCGGCGGTATTGGATCGGGTGAAGCGATATCGTTGGGTCGGCTACAACGTTTTCGGCACGCGAAGCCCGATCTGGGAAGACCGATTGCAGTCCGCGCGATGGATTTGCCGATGA